In the Primulina tabacum isolate GXHZ01 chromosome 7, ASM2559414v2, whole genome shotgun sequence genome, GCGCGATGAGCTTGCGTTGTTCCTTTCAGGACCATCACCATCTTCCTCTACAAGTAAAATCATGGGAAAAGTTCATGGTAAGGACCAGGGAGTAAAAAACCTGCTAGAGGGTGATCGACAGTCAATGACTGAGTGTTCGAGAAGTTCTTCTCATTTGGTTGAGCTGGGTCGAGGAGAGGCTAATGGGGAGATGTTTCCAGGGCATCGTAGGACCTGTAGTGCCAGTGCTGATATTGGCTCCTGGGAAATTGCAATGGATGATGATGTTTTGCCTCATGAATCTTCCCATGCACAGCCTGATACACCCCCAGGGAAGATACCCAGTTTTTCACAGTTTTTGAGTACCATGGAATCGTCCATGTCTCAGTTGAAGTGGGCAAAGAATGGTTACAAGAAGTTAAAGCTTACGGATCGCCATCAAGAAACCAATAACACATTGCCTCGATCTCAGAATTTGACAAACGTCAGTAATTGAATTTCCTCGATTACATTCAAAATTATTGTCTGCAgctattttattgtttatggtTATGATTAGTTTAATGGACGAGGTCTACATTTTCTGTGAAGGGCATCAACATATGTTACGAGAAAAACAAAAGTTGCCTTGATGGTTGTGATGGTTGTTATGACAAGCAGCTGTATGGTTGGTATGGTGCCATACAAAGACAGTTTCAGAGGTCCCAATATCAGATGCAATATATTCGACCTGTTCAAGTAGTTTTCTCCATAATTGTCCTATGCTTGCTTGGTGAGCCTCCTGCTTAGTTCTTTTTCATTAGAATGCAGGTCATTCTACAAAATCTCTAGCTGCGATCATTATGCTATACTTTAAGTTAAGCCATATACGGAGTCTAATAGTGATTGTCATAGTTTCACCATTTACTTTGGAATTGGATCATCAAACTTGCTTCTCTAGTCTAGAATTTGTGTTTGTCATCTCTCCGACATTTTTTCTCCTCTTCGATCTAGAAATTTTAGTGTAGTTGCTAGTTGGCCGACACCTTAGTTCTTCATCGAACGCTCATCAGCAATGTTGAATCAGGTCCATGACCAACTGAGAGTTTGAAAcagatttattgataatatttttatatacctGTGGAACTGATCCAAATACAGTTTGATTTGAACCCATAAACTGAAATTTGGACCGCTTCCTAGAAGCTGGTATCAAAATTGTTTCCTGGCCGTGATTCCAAAACCGAAAACGAATCCGTGATCATTAGAATTAGTTGTTTGAAATGCTTAGCATTTATTTTAATCGAATTTGATGCCTGCTTAACTCCAGTATAAGAAAGAGGTTTACATCTATCAATATACCAATCAGATACAAGGCAGTTGTCATGTTGTGGATAAGTGGCCAAAAATGTAAAAGCCATTATGGAAAGAAATGAAGCTATCGTCTTAATTATTTGGTTCCTTTGGCATGAAATTTGACAGATATGCGCCGTTTCATGTGATATAACACCATGCTAGTATTGCCTTTTTTTCAATACTTGCATTCATTGCGATGTAACTTCATAACTTGCCCATTGGGGCTTATTATGTTTTTTCTCCTGCAGTTTTATTGGCTTTGTGTGCATTCTGAGGAGCTAATTAAGTCATTCCTATGTTTACTCTGATTCTGCAATCCTCCTGAGGTAAAATTATTGTGGAGGTGGCAAATTTTCTTCAGTGTCACCTGACCCAGATAGGTATTATGTTGTCTTCTAGCTTGATTTTACTCGCAATTATAACTAAGCACTCAGGATTCTTTAGTATCATCAACTATCCCCTCCCTGTCCTGTATATAATTTGTTGTGGTTATTGTATTGTACAATGCTAAAGTAGGCAACACGATTCAGTTTGGCGCATATCTTGTACGAATTTTATTATCGTCAGTATTTTGAACTTAGGATATGGTACGACGTATCTGTCAGCGTGCAAATTCTTCGTCTTAAAACCAAGGTAAATTGgatataatatacatatactATGTTTCTTTATCAGTTGTTCTGATGTGAACTCATGTATACTACGTCTCAATTGATGGTTAGCTCTTTAAGTATGATGTTTTGGAGGTATTTTCTCATGTGGTTCCTATTACAAGAGTTATAATTCTAAACGAAAGTTTGCATTTATTGCAATAGAAGAAATTGGTGTGATGGAAACTTTTGTTGCATGTGTGGAGTGGTGTTATTTTCAGCCTCAAAGGTGGAATGCCCCATGTTTAGGTGTTTGCAACTCTGATTGGACttctttaagtttttttttttcttctgtttctgttttttttttttttttttttccacagATATGGGTGGTTAGTTGTAaatgtaataaataataatactaataGATTTAACTGGTCATGCGATTTTGGACTGGTCttgttgaaagaaattttaatcgTACCTATGGTAAAACATTGATGTTAATTTAGATTGAAAACGtaacattttaaggagttttagATTTTAACCTTAGAATAGATCTTCCGTGAGATGATGTTCGATCATGTCCGTATTTGGAGttaaaactaatattttttacatataaagtaatatttttcatgaatcggGTCGAGAAagagatctgtttcacaaaattgatcatTGAGACAATctattatgaatttttttcctAGTGAAATTGGAATTTTGGTGGTTGAATGGCTTTTTTATGTAACACTTGAGTTTTATGAATGTTTTGGACGTGAAACTTTGCAACGGCGAGTTATGATTAAATAAATGAATGGAATATGACTtgtatgattaaaaaaataggATAAGCCTGTTTAAAACCGTAGATAATATTCAtatcttaaaaatcttaaatagTTATTTATTCCAATGTATTTGCTCTTTTTTTTACATGAGAACTTAACGCAATATTAGTGTTTCTTCGCGTgcgtatatatataaaaaaattacgtttaatattttgttatttttaaattatggttTTCTATAATAATTTCTCCAGCCAGTAGACGATTGATAATTCATATAAGAATCAAGAGGAGACATTTTCTTATCACAAAAACTCATGTAAGACGGTCTCGTTAATTAATTttgagacatatattttatttgagtcaccatgaaaaattattatttttttattgtaaatataggcAGTGTTAACCCCTCTCACAAATAAAATTCTGTAagaccgtatcacaagagacTCCGTACTTATCTTATTAGATGATGACTAGATCATAATATAATATTCACTTAAAATTATAAGCTAGCGAATTAGCCCACATATATGTAGTCGTAGAGTCACCTGATAATTAATGGCTCATTCAAGGAATGAACCTTTGATCCCTCATCTTCTGGATACAAGATATGAAAGACTTGGTGGTGTCCCTGAATCCCATAAAACCAAACTCCTTGTTCTTGTTCATGCTGCTCAACGTATCCCTATTCCTCAACgcaatatcagcaaaccaaaATGCAGCAATATCCCTTTCATCTGATCCTCCAGCAGTACCGGCTCTTTGCCTTCAACGTATCCGACGGCCTCCAAATCGAATTGCTTCCCCAAAACTTTCCATAACCTCTTCCACGTGAAAACGTCGCCGTTGTTGCAATTGAATGCTTGGTTTTTCGCCTTAGGATCGGTTGCTGTCCACACGAAATGTTCAGCTAATAATTTAGCATCCACAGCATCGGAGAAAGCAGTCCAAGACACTTTAGTTCCGGTATACACTAATGGCTTGTTTTCATGCTTGCAAATGGCAGCGTACACACAAAGCGTGCTGACAATGTTCATCAAGCTACAAGGGGAGAACCCGAAAATGAGTGCGGGGCGATGAATCGGCCAAGTTAGATTGTTCTTTTTTGCTGCCACTTCCCAGAGGGTGTCTTCAAGATTGTTGTAGAAAGTTTCTTGATTTAGTCTAGGCAAATCTTCATAGAATGGACAATCGAGTGGCTCATTTTTATTGCTCATATTAGAGAAATTACCCAGATAGTATTTGATTCCGGTTAAGAGGGATATATGTTTCAGATTTGGAGCATTTGGGTTGACTGAATCGAGGATGTTTCTGAACATAATTGAGTTCAGGGTGCAATCCTCGGAGCCACTCCAAGTTAGGTAGAAAACGTGTGTAATATCGGTGAGAGGGGATAACTTTGAGTATGCTTCAGTATGGTTTGCAACATCACATTGAATATATTCAACGTTGTATTTGGCCAACCACGAAGGGCAGAGGCGGCGTGCAACGCCATAAATCTTCCATGGCCCGCCCGGCGTGTCGGCCGATGACAAGGTGGTGGCCAAGCCGCTGCCAGAAATGCCAGTGACGCCGACTACTAAGCCAACACTTCGATAATTTTTGGCAACTTCGTTTCGTTCAGAATGTTTCTGCGAGTAAAAAGAAAGTTATTTgatgaataataaaatataaatacatgaaaatagtCTTAGTTGCATAGAATATTGATTTGCATGCCTGTCCAGCATCACCGATTGATCTTTTGTAGTACCAGCTGCTCATTTTGTTGGTGTTAGATGTTTGGTCTTCGAAGACAGGAAAGGATGGTTGATTATCTTTTGTAGTACCAGCTGCTCATTTTGTTGGTGTTAGATGTTTGGTCTTCGAAGACAGGAAAGGATGGTTGATTATTTTATAGAGTTTTGCGATTAGTAAATACTGtgtgtgttatttatttgtagaaaGAGTTGGCGGCCGACTTATTTGATTTAGCAGGTCCAAGTCCAACAATCTTCACGTACTTCAGaggtaaaatattttggaattgGAAGAGTTGTTCAGACGAATAAGAAGTTGATATAACACCTATGAGCTTGCTCTGACGTGCAATGAGTGCTACATGAACAAAATTACAACACCAATAAATTATGGCTtacaagttttatttttttgtaattttctcGTAatcattatgatattttttattggaGACAcaaaacaaattatttttatcAATTAAGTCTGGTGCATGCTACTATTTTGGAAAGATGGTGGTCAAATCACACAAAATAGTTTTGGTTATGATCTCACATAGAATCGTCAGTATGGATTGGATATGTTCGATTGGGTTGCTTCGTCAAATAATGTAAATGGGTTGAGTTGAAATCATTTACAAGCAAACCTAAAAAGGCCAGCTTGCGTGGAATGCGGGTTGACTTGCGGTGGGTTTGGGTTGACCCGATGGGTTGAGATTTGGCTTGCGggttgaggaaaaaaaaagccaaaaaaatatagatatatatgtatttttgtgGTGAaagttgtgtgtgtgtgtgtgtttttttttgtgCTTATTATTTTGGCTTATATGTAGAAGtataaattaagaattaataattttatttaaaaaattagaaatttttattcatgatgaaattcaatgatttaattatttatttttttggacGGGTTAAGCCGTAAACTGGTCCACGTAACTCGTAACTCAAGTTGACTGAATTGAGAATCATCAACCCACAAGGACGACGGGCTGGCCCGGTCCTACCCGCTGTTTACTGCTCTCacttattcttgatatgatTTAATGGCCAACATTCTATTTTATCAGAATATTCAAGATTTTGTTGATTATATGTATACATATGAAGTAACATCCCACAAATTAAACTGTTCTTGATAAATGGAATGATTCACTATATTGATCGAGTACTTGATCCTAGCTAGAGATCGTTTTTTTTCTTCCTTTAGCCTTTTCAATCTTTTTCCTTTCACAGCCATCTGTTCCATGAAATTGCTCTTCTAAAATCGTTGACAAGCCTTAAAATCAACACACAAAGAGACGGCATCAATTTCAACTTTCAAATCATGATGTACAATATACGATCATATATATGTGACAGATATAAACAATAAACATACCTGATATGTAGCGAACGCCGGTTTTTTCCATGTTTTCGTCTTCATGCAAAGGTTGATGAATGTAATGCAATCTAACAAGCTCTCTTTGCCCTTTCATGCCATAGGCTTGTGATCTATACCAAAGGCTTTTGGCGTGAGTATTCGGAGGGCTACAAAGGCAAAGAGCTCGAGTTGCATCACTTATGGCGGAATCTAGATTTCTTAGCAGCAAATTGCATTGTGCCCTATTGCTGTGCAATGCAACTCTTTCATTTCTATGCATTAATCGGCATAATTCTAGAGCCTCGGTGTATTTCAACTTGGCTTTCTCGATCTGTCCTAAGAAAAACATGTGGTTTCCTTCTTGTTTTAATACGTTTACCATTACCCTTTTTTCTTCAAGATTCTCACTAGACATGGTTTTCTCTCGCTTTCTCTTATCTGCCTTCAAAATCCATAACTCTTTTATGGCTTTTTGGACTCTAGGATTCTTGATTTCTGAGGTTTGATAGTGTTTAAAGTTATGGACAAGTGCCCTTGCGATCGCTTCACCAACATTTGACCTGTTTCCAAGATTCCGAAGCTCAATCAAATCTATGAGATACGATGCAGCAATATCAAAAATTTTATGCCTTGTATTTGGATCTTTAAGGAGTAATAGAAGACAATCAATTCCCATGTACTGCCAATCACAAGAAGATCTCGAAAGGTTACATAAATTCTCGATAACATGTCTAGATTCTGATACGCTTTCTCTTCCAAGTTCATTGTAACACAGAATTCTTATCAGTCCAACTCCGGCAGGTGATGATTGATTTGCTAATCCACCCCACATTTCACACAAATCCTTCAAGAAATCTGGCTCGGAAATGACATTTATAGATCTTCCCTTTATGGCAAAACAGTTCAAAAGATGCATACTCCAACACTGAATTTGGCTGGCCCACTCCTCCGCCTTTTGGTTCTCCATTTCGATCCCTCCAACACCTCGTGTAAGTAAGTTAAGGTGATACCTTGCTCTCCTTTTCTTAGCCTTCACCCCCACAAACATGTTGTAGACCACTTCCAGGCAGGATGAAGCTAAACACATGGCTAATTTAACCATTTCATCTCCGTATGCCTTAATGGCTTCAAACGTCATTTCGTAGCTAGCAAGATGACCGAGAGCTCTAACAGCAACCCTTTGCTCTACCCAACTCATTTTTCCTCTCAAGAGCTCTAACAATTGTGGGATGACTCCCGAGTCTACAGCTCTTATCGCGGATTCGACTTCGTTCATAGTATATGAACCGATAATATGAGCTGCATAATATGGGATGTATATATTCTGATGTGTAAGTAGCCACGTTCTATCATGGAGGGCTTTCTCTATCAAATCAACCATGCATGCAAAGACACCAAGAGAGGGAAGTTCTTTATCATTTGGTCGAGTCATAGCGATGTTCCATAGCGATCTTACAACAAGAATAAGTGGTTCGGAATCAAGAAAAGGTATTCCTTTAAGGTATTCTTTTATTGCAGCTCTTCGAATTGTTGAATCTTGCTCCTCCATGATGCAAAACAAGCAACTAGATTTGGTGCAAGATTGTTCAGTAGGCATATTTCTAAATATACCATTGCTGCAAGTTGGCATTTTCTCCTTTTCTTCAGAGTTTGGAAAATGAACATTTAATTAGCATGTTGATTGGCCAAGTGGTGACAACAAGCGGCGCATGTGAAGACTTTTGTGCAAATTTAACAATATCAAATACATTTGGTATGATAGAATGTATCACTTACTGATTAATTAACCATTATTAAACATAACCAAATATAAAGTTGTACTTACtataacattaattaattatgtcagTGCTTCACATCAGACCGTTAAGAGTTATATCTTGCCTAAGTTTTGCTGTTACCATAACTTTATACTTTCTTTTCTTGGATAAGGTTTAACCTCGACTTAATCTATGAATCTTCCTCTCTTGTCTGTCCCTCAAATGGAAAGTTCTTGTCTCATGTGAAAAAGGGATCACATTAATTTATCAAGAACAAGAATGCGCACTTAGACAAAAGGCTTAATATCTGAAAATTTCCTGTTGAAATTACAAGTGGTGTAGTGGTCCCTTGTAACTTTTTAATTCTTAATCTCCATTTTCAAATACACCAGGAACTTTTTTAAGCGAATGGAAGTATTTTTTATACAGTCTCAAATACAGATGGGGATGGTCTCAAGAAAATTCGCCTACAATACATACCGGCATCAAATTAGTGAAATGCCTAAAAAGAAGTTTTACCAATCTTAATTATCACTTTTGTGCAGTATTGAGCACAGACTGGGAAGTTCTCAAGAAAATACGGCTGCTAGATATACGACTAAAGGATCAGTGAAAGGCCTAAAAAGAAGTTTTACCAATCTTGATCCTCATGAACCAGGTGTTCTTGGTATAATTAGCTGAACTTTGCCTGCATTTGTCATTTGTTTAGTCGCAACGCTTAACTTTTTATCCTTGATTATGACGAGGTGATCATGATGAGGCATACAGGATCATTATTCCTGCAAGAAGAGCCTACCAGGTTGAGTGCAACATGCAGAAGGGCATTATTGTAGTAGAAACTCGTTATTTTTCAAGTGAAGTTTGTATACGTACCCTTTCAGTTCCTAGATTCTACCGTCATTGATCATcgtaaattatcaaatttagatAAATATTTCAACTGGTAAACATGGAACGCGTGAAAAGTACAATAGTATAAGTTAAGAAAATTTGAATTGCATATTAAAtgttattaaacccaaaatcataTTGGTTCTCACTTGAGCACGATGAGGATAGGAAGACAGGAGAAGTTGAAATGACATAAAAATGATCCCAAGTACTCTATCGTCTAACTTTCTTATTAACTCGGAAATATAAAAAATAGATGGAGATTATTTATTTGGGAAAAGTTACATAATATATCAATTTTTATGTGCCTAAATGTTGTAGTAAAGTAAGATAAAAGCCAACTATTTTTTGGTTAAATTGTATTGGAGAGctatgtcaaaaaaaaaaattgtattggAGAGCTATCATTTCttttttatccaaaaaaatttctttaaattcttaaattgGCAATATGTCAATTTAATGCTGCATGTATTGGGGCATAAAtgtggagtaggtctcttatgagatagtctcacgaatctttatctgtgagacgggtcaaccctactaatattcacaataaaaagtaatactcttagcataaaaagatattttttcataaatgacccgaataagaaatctgtctcacaaaatacgacatgtgagactgtctcacacaagtttttgctataaATGTGACAGAGCTTGTGACATATATCTTTTGTTGAATAATACGaacaattttagtttttttttgcCAAAACCATGtaaattattaatatcattattaaatttttataattacattGAGATTTACATTTCATGAGAAATTTTTCGACCCCgtaatta is a window encoding:
- the LOC142550909 gene encoding LOW QUALITY PROTEIN: (S)-8-oxocitronellyl enol synthase-like (The sequence of the model RefSeq protein was modified relative to this genomic sequence to represent the inferred CDS: inserted 1 base in 1 codon), whose translation is MSSWYYKRSIGDAGQKHSERNEVAKNYRSVGLVVGVTGISGSGLATTLSSADTPGGPWKIYGVARRLCPSWLAKYNVEYIQCDVANHTEAYSKLSPLTDITHVFYLTWSGSEDCTLNSIMFRNILDSVNPNAPNLKHISLLTGIKYYLGNFSNMSNKNEPLDCPFYEDLPRLNQETFYNNLEDTLWEVAAKKNNLTWPIHRPALIFGFSPCSLMNIVSTLCVYAAICKHENKPLVYTGTKVSWTAFSDAVDAKLLAEHFVWTATDPKAKNQAFNCNNGDVFTWKRLWKVLGKQFDLEAVGYVEGKEPVLLEDQMKGXIAAFWFADIALRNRDTLSSMNKNKEFGFMGFRDTTKSFISCIQKMRDQRFIP
- the LOC142551509 gene encoding uncharacterized protein LOC142551509; this translates as MASAFDRWEKDPFFSAAEEVQESADRMESSYRKWIHANKDTSGLWNLDELRRDLQTALGTTKWQLDEFERAVRSSYTSSSSADDAKDRHHDFIKAIEDQTLKVEASLNEWTVSRGKPPLPWVRLNDGERDELALFLSGPSPSSSTSKIMGKVHGKDQGVKNLLEGDRQSMTECSRSSSHLVELGRGEANGEMFPGHRRTCSASADIGSWEIAMDDDVLPHESSHAQPDTPPGKIPSFSQFLSTMESSMSQLKWAKNGYKKLKLTDRHQETNNTLPRSQNLTNGINICYEKNKSCLDGCDGCYDKQLYGWYGAIQRQFQRSQYQMQYIRPVQVVFSIIVLCLLVLLALCAF
- the LOC142550719 gene encoding uncharacterized protein LOC142550719; its protein translation is MPTCSNGIFRNMPTEQSCTKSSCLFCIMEEQDSTIRRAAIKEYLKGIPFLDSEPLILVVRSLWNIAMTRPNDKELPSLGVFACMVDLIEKALHDRTWLLTHQNIYIPYYAAHIIGSYTMNEVESAIRAVDSGVIPQLLELLRGKMSWVEQRVAVRALGHLASYEMTFEAIKAYGDEMVKLAMCLASSCLEVVYNMFVGVKAKKRRARYHLNLLTRGVGGIEMENQKAEEWASQIQCWSMHLLNCFAIKGRSINVISEPDFLKDLCEMWGGLANQSSPAGVGLIRILCYNELGRESVSESRHVIENLCNLSRSSCDWQYMGIDCLLLLLKDPNTRHKIFDIAASYLIDLIELRNLGNRSNVGEAIARALVHNFKHYQTSEIKNPRVQKAIKELWILKADKRKREKTMSSENLEEKRVMVNVLKQEGNHMFFLGQIEKAKLKYTEALELCRLMHRNERVALHSNRAQCNLLLRNLDSAISDATRALCLCSPPNTHAKSLWYRSQAYGMKGQRELVRLHYIHQPLHEDENMEKTGVRYISGMFIVYICHIYMIVYCTS